In Deltaproteobacteria bacterium, the following are encoded in one genomic region:
- the trpD gene encoding anthranilate phosphoribosyltransferase, with the protein MTVREAIAAAIDGRDLSADDMAAVFAAIMDGQATPAQIGGLLVALRMKGETADEIAGAARTMRARATPIACPDPDAAVDTCGTGGDGSGTVNVSTIAAIVAAAAGVRVAKHGNRSLSSRSGSADVLEALGVRIDAPVPVLERCLREVRIAFLFAPAFHAATRHAAGPRRELGTRTLFNLLGPLTNPARVANQVVGVFSEAWCEPVAAALGQLGARRAFVVHGAGGLDEVAVAGETVVAEWDAARGTVVRRTIAPRDFGLADEDPAGLRGGDPDDNAAIVRAVLAGAHGAPRAAAIMEAALALVAGGAAADLRAGAQAAAAAIDGGDAARLLARWAELSRADA; encoded by the coding sequence ATGACCGTCCGCGAGGCGATCGCGGCGGCGATCGACGGCCGCGACCTGTCGGCCGACGACATGGCCGCGGTGTTCGCCGCGATCATGGACGGCCAGGCGACGCCGGCCCAGATCGGCGGCCTGCTGGTGGCGCTGCGCATGAAGGGAGAGACCGCAGACGAGATCGCCGGCGCCGCGCGGACGATGCGCGCGCGCGCGACGCCGATCGCGTGCCCGGATCCGGACGCCGCCGTCGACACCTGCGGCACCGGCGGCGACGGCTCCGGCACGGTCAACGTGTCGACGATCGCGGCGATCGTGGCGGCGGCCGCCGGCGTCCGCGTCGCCAAGCACGGCAATCGGTCGCTGTCGTCGCGGTCGGGGTCGGCCGACGTGCTCGAGGCGCTCGGCGTCCGCATCGACGCGCCGGTCCCGGTGCTCGAGCGCTGCCTGCGGGAGGTGCGCATCGCGTTTCTGTTCGCGCCGGCGTTCCACGCCGCGACCCGCCACGCGGCCGGCCCGCGGCGCGAACTCGGCACGCGCACGCTGTTCAACCTGCTCGGCCCGCTCACCAACCCGGCGCGGGTCGCCAACCAGGTCGTCGGCGTGTTCTCCGAAGCCTGGTGCGAACCGGTCGCGGCCGCGCTCGGCCAGCTCGGCGCGCGCCGCGCGTTCGTCGTCCACGGCGCCGGCGGCCTGGACGAGGTGGCCGTCGCGGGCGAGACCGTGGTGGCCGAGTGGGACGCGGCGCGCGGCACGGTCGTCCGGCGCACGATCGCGCCGCGCGACTTCGGACTCGCCGACGAGGATCCCGCCGGGCTGCGCGGCGGCGATCCGGACGACAACGCGGCGATCGTTCGCGCGGTGCTCGCGGGCGCGCACGGCGCGCCGCGCGCGGCGGCGATCATGGAGGCGGCGCTGGCGCTCGTGGCCGGGGGCGCGGCGGCGGACCTGCGGGCGGGCGCGCAGGCGGCCGCGGCCGCGATCGACGGCGGCGACGCCGCGCGGCTGCTCGCGCGGTGGGCCGAGCTGTCCCGGGCGGACGCGTGA